A genome region from Drosophila simulans strain w501 chromosome 2R, Prin_Dsim_3.1, whole genome shotgun sequence includes the following:
- the LOC27209144 gene encoding unextended protein isoform X3 — MRQRLHLFEIKAVCSRHGLAIGAKTILVTKTVMAITAPLSYPVSRILDKLLGEEIGNVYNRERLKELVRVTNDVNDLDKNEVNIISGALELRKKTVADVMTHINDAFMLSLDALLDFETVSEIMNSGYSRIPVYDGDRKNIVTLLYIKDLAFVDTDDNTPLKTLCEFYQNPVHFVFEDYTLDIMFNQFKEGTIGHIAFVHRVNNEGDGDPFYETVGLVTLEDVIEELIQAEIVDETDVFVDNRTKTRRNRYKKADFSAFAERREVQTVRISPQLTLATFQYLSTAVDAFKKDVISELILRRLLNQDVFHNIKTKGKSKDDPSLYIFTQGKAVDFFVLILEGRVEVTIGKEALMFESGPFTYFGTQALVPNVVVDSPTQMGSLQSLNMDSKIRQSFVPDYSVRAISDVIYITIKRVLYLTAKKATLLEKSRKSGTFSSETFDDEVERLLHSITENEKPSCFTSNQSTRRLSIPNRSINSSPTNMNRSPDLVYNSVDEAIQDDTKLKKIKLADNVSTSISLVAPELEDLPSGEQDTTAASMPLLPKLDDKKQAK, encoded by the exons gCAGTGTGTTCAAGACATGGATTGGCAATTGGAGCCAAAACCATTTTAGTAACAAAAACCGTAATGGCTATAACAGCACCATTATCTTATCCAGTTTCGCGTATTCTCGATAAATTGTTAGGCGAAGAAATTGGTAATGTTTACAATCGAGAACGTTTAAAAGAACTTGTTCGT GTAACAAACGATGTAAATGATCTTGACAAAAATGAAGTAAACATAATATCCGGAGCTCTAGAATTGCGTAAGAAAACTGTTGCGGACGTTATGACGCATATAAATGATGCCTTTATGCTTTCATTGGATGCCCTACTTGATTTTGAAACTGTGTCAGAAATTATGAATTCTGGTTATTCTCGTATTCCAGTATACGATGGTGATAGAAAAAATATTGTGACTTTACTTTATATTAAagatttggcttttgttgatACTGATGATAACACGCCTTTGAAAACGCTTTGTGAATTTTACCAAAATCCTGTTCATTTCGTATTTGAAGATTATACCTTGGATATTAtgtttaatcaatttaaagaaGGAACAATTGGTCACATTGCTTTTGTGCACCGCGTGAATAATGAAGGAGATGGTGATCCTTTTTATGAAACGGTCGGGTTAGTTACTCTGGAAGATGTAATTGAGGAACTGATTCAAGCTGAAATTGTTGACGAAACCGATGTTTTTGTTGACAACCGCACAAAAACGAGAAGAAACAGATACAAAAAAGCTGATTTTTCAGCATTCGCTGAACGTCGTGAAGTGCAAACTGTTCGGATATCCCCTCAATTAACACTGGCTACTTTCCAGTACCTTAGCACTG CTGTCGatgcatttaaaaaagatGTTATTTCTGAACTCATTTTACGGAGGTTACTTAATCAAGATGTGTTTCACAAcatcaaaacaaaaggaaagaGTAAAGATGATCCAAGTCTTTATATTTTCACTCAAGGAAAAGCTGTCGACTTTTTTGTACTTATATTGGAGGGTCGTGTGGAAGTCACAATTGGTAAGGAAGCGCTTATGTTTGAAAGCGGGCCCTTTACTTATTTTGGAACCCAGGCGCTGGTCCCCAATGTAGTTGTCG ACTCTCCCACACAAATGGGTTCTTTGCAGTCCTTAAATATGGACTCAAAAATACGACAATCCTTTGTACCTGATTACTCAGTTCGTGCTATATCGGATGTGATTTATATTACAATTAAAAGGGTTCTGTACCTTACTGCAAAAAAAGCTACATTGTTGGAAAAAAGTCGAAAATCTGGAACATTTTCCAGTGAAACATTTGATGACGAAGTGGAACGTCTATTACACTCTATAACAGAAAACGAAAAGCCTTCTTGTTTTACGTCAAATCAAAGTACTAGACGTCTATCTATACCTAACCGAAGTATAAATTCCTCGCCAACAAATATGAATAGGTCTCCCGATTTGGTATATAACAGTGTCGACGAAGCCATTCAAGACgacacaaaattaaaaaaaataaagcttGCGGACAATGTGTCAACAAGTATAAGTTTAGTTGCTCCTGAATTAGAGGACCTTCCTAGTGGAGAACAAGATACGACAGCTGCTTCCATGCCCCTTTTGCCAAAGCTAGATGATAAAAAGCAGGCAAAGTAA
- the LOC123327139 gene encoding uncharacterized protein LOC123327139: protein MLKVKIRSEGYCTQAQVIRMKRILTHKCCPICEGQHGIKYCEEFNHALPTARIELARKHRICFACLESGHMARFCKKGTKCSVNGCQRRHHYLLHDRIGNSRLPQSNGGRLKEHRSTRDQELQRDTSHRRRNPFTSTAATLEAGQAKDGQESPHRNLSCVDPDGDHLLLRILPVDKYALLDEGSSVTLIDDDIIQSLNVKGGSRQLNVQRFGGKSAREHTTVVSLQISGTGKSMRHDLRNVFAVSNLNLSMQSLRREDVKARKENARLPVKSYFDATPRILIGLDHAHLGIPLRARSFGAG, encoded by the coding sequence ATGCTGAAAGTAAAGATCCGAAGCGAAGGCTATTGCACGCAAGCACAAGTCATCAGGATGAAAAGGATACTGACTCACAAATGTTGTCCAATATGTGAGGGGCAGCATGGGATCAAGTACTGCGAGGAATTTAATCACGCACTTCCGACAGCGAGAATCGAGTTAGCAAGGAAGCATAGGATCTGCTTCGCGTGCTTGGAGAGTGGACACATGGCCCGGTTCTGCAAGAAGGGCACCAAATGCAGTGTCAACGGGTGCCAAAGAAGGCATCACTACCTGCTGCACGATAGAATCGGGAATTCCAGGCTACCACAGTCGAACGGCGGCCGCTTGAAGGAGCATAGGAGCACTCGAGATCAGGAGCTGCAAAGGGACACCAGCCATCGCCGACGTAATCCTTTTACGTCAACGGCTGCAACGCTAGAAGCGGGACAAGCTAAGGATGGCCAGGAATCGCCACACCGAAACCTTAGCTGCGTTGACCCGGATGGAGATCACCTGCTATTGCGGATTTTGCCCGTGGACAAATACGCGCTGCTCGATGAAGGATCGTCCGTAACGCTTATTGACGACGACATCATCCAGAGCCTGAACGTAAAGGGAGGGAGTCGACAGCTCAACGTGCAGCGGTTTGGTGGCAAATCCGCCAGAGAGCACACAACGGTAGTTAGCCTGCAGATAAGTGGCACGGGCAAATCCATGCGCCATGACCTACGAAATGTGTTCGCTGTATCGAATCTAAATCTTTCGATGCAAAGCTTGCGTCGGGAGGATGTTAAGGCAAGAAAGGAAAATGCACGCCTACCCGTTAAATCATACTTCGATGCAACGCCAAGGATCTTGATCGGCTTAGATCACGCACATTTGGGTATTCCACTGAGGGCCAGAAGCTTTGGAGCAGGATGA
- the LOC27209144 gene encoding uncharacterized protein LOC27209144 isoform X5 — translation MRQRLHLFEIKFYFDRMRCSTAWPFKPNDGVWTSNLKKQPVFSNRKSHCFNCRSLDHFRKDCKSAVPSVPTRKDTCQEIVLRPLLASKLQCVQDMDWQLEPKPF, via the exons ttttatttcgaTAGAATGAGGTGTTCGACCGCGTGGCCGTTCAAGCCGAACGATGGAGTGTGGACATCGAACCTAAAGAAGCAGCCCGTGTTCAGCAACAGGAAGAGTCACTGCTTCAATTGCAGATCATTAGACCATTTCCGCAAGGATTGCAAGTCTGCCGTTCCTTCAGTTCCAACAAGAAAGGACACATGTCAAGAGATTGTCCTGAGGCCGTTGCTGGCGTCTAAGTT gCAGTGTGTTCAAGACATGGATTGGCAATTGGAGCCAAAACCATTTTAG